Proteins encoded together in one Salvelinus fontinalis isolate EN_2023a chromosome 6, ASM2944872v1, whole genome shotgun sequence window:
- the LOC129857747 gene encoding triosephosphate isomerase B-like — translation MSRKFFVGGNWKMNGDKASLGELIKTLNSAKLDPNTEVVCGAPSIYLEFARAKLDPKIGVAAQNCYKVKGGAFTGEISPAMIKDVGVHWVILGHSERRWVFGETDELIGQKCAHALENGLGVIACIGEKLDEREAGITEKVINAQTKHFADNIKDWSKVVLAYEPVWAIGTGKTASPAQAQDVHDKLRQWVKANVSEAVANSVRIIYGGSVTGGTCKELGGMKDVDGFLVGGAALKPEFVDIINAKQ, via the exons ATGTCCAGAAAATTCTTCGTTGGTGGTAACTGGAAGATGAATGGAGACAAGGCAAGTCTTGGCGAACTCATCAAAACCCTGAACTCTGCCAAGCTCGACCCCAACACCG AGGTGGTCTGTGGTGCCCCGTCAATCTACCTTGAGTTCGCCAGGGCCAAGCTGGACCCAAAGATCGGAGTGGCCGCACAGAACTGCTACAAGGTCAAGGGGGGCGCCTTCACCGGGGAGATCAG cCCTGCGATGATCAAGGACGTTGGCGTGCACTGGGTGATCCTGGGCCACTCTGAGAGGCGCTGGGTCTTTGGAGAGACTGATGAG CTTATTGGTCAGAAGTGCGCCCACGCCCTGGAGAATGGCCTGGGTGTCATTGCCTGCATCGGTGAGAAGCTGGACGAGAGGGAGGCTGGCATCACGGAGAAGGTCATCAACGCACAGACGAAGCACTTCGCAG ACAACATTAAGGACTGGTCCAAGGTTGTTCTGGCCTATGAGCCCGTGTGGGCCATCGGCACCGGAAAGACCGCATCCCCCGCCCAG GCCCAGGACGTTCATGACAAACTGAGGCAGTGGGTAAAGGCCAATGTGTCTGAGGCAGTAGCCAACTCTGTCAGAATAATCTATGGAG GTTCCGTGACTGGTGGCACCTGCAAGGAGCTGGGAGGCATGAAGGATGTGGACGGTTTCCTGGTTGGCGGCGCTGCACTCAAGCCAGAGTTCGTTGACATCATCAACGCCAAGCAATAA